In one window of Echeneis naucrates chromosome 17, fEcheNa1.1, whole genome shotgun sequence DNA:
- the yeats2 gene encoding YEATS domain-containing protein 2 isoform X1 has product MSGVKRKIEGNDPDYEDISLVQNSKRNKADEHSAREAAVQKIETIIREQFSLEMKSKEHEIDVISQRLNEARRMMDKLRACIVANYYANAGATKHPEHGSKSDPAVLNHPAIRRFLESPSRSSSPLNQGSETPSLAHSESESLSQQGEGAGKEVEGAWQEDSSRQERRPGRNTGQDTFGVPSSIRADQRVTYHTTGDEASRLYAKKTIVVGNVSKYIPPDKREENDQSTHKWMVYVRGSRREPSIDHFVKKVWFFLHPSYKPNDLVEVSEPPFHLTRRGWGEFPVRIQIHFKDPRNKRIDIIHQLKLDRTYTGLQTLGAETVVDVELHRNSLGEDYLPQPSSSKVIHRAASPMSAASQTRNYGHSSSPMLHDPSADKGLIKAEMGRFAGGHSSGVATGERTPTRPKAGDRITLGSHSNSAFQPITASCKIVPQGQPPSPAESPGKSFQPITMSCKIVSGSPISTPSHSPLPRTPTTSTPVHSKQSSSSVLNNPYIIVDKPGQVIGMASSSSASTGSTSAKQSAAQGTRSPAPKLHTGTLLSSGVKVIIKQEPGEVSTQQQQMVSTVTSQQQPAATAAHQFVAVKGGHMISVSAQKQAGGATGATTSKMLGIPVSSTLQSAVKQVAISSGQILVAKGNPSVSKVVGGKQVLAQGVAKAIVSGASGISNQQGAAKAASGSGGKSGVMATLQLPANNLANLANLPPGTKLYLTTNSKNPSGKGKLLLIPQGAILRASSASQQSQSSSSAGAGSSQTSSSSSCPSSLPSNLSYTSYILKQTPQGTFLVGQPAQGSGKQAASGSASHAASSPSTVTQQAIRVTAGQKAAILAQVVGGSQAAQVKLSDGSVKTVTAAGHLSKPGTTTLRMTGGVITAASSTPSSVSAAAASSQQQAAEAGKSTSQHHSLLVAANQAAVISAAKSASAAAGSLSKTAVATLVKGAAGSAATLTKSAAGSTGAVVTVAKGITNMPVISVSKGAGVGTVVGVPKSSGTSLVSTASLVSGMATGGGKSGATLSGMLKIHSGGSSSQQTVLTIPANQLKQLGVGTGTGGLQTILMPVGKVVSKGPVSTTPSSSSSSTTPGTAAASPSPAIQASPSLVLPLAQVKTEPGVNTAVTAGTSPPATAPVATSVHIASATTTVKQEHVADNPTHDLINTEHIETMMQLLTAVVKKFPLIVPDKTEDSHPFCASSTEQYYSWNIGKRRASELQRAVAVKRVVQDVLDRSPRLQALTPPKTREVVQWCRQRGYTPPDPEPQRKNDDESIEDILTQIDNEPECPSTLSSCDELVLRLEQMQALLKTEPEEADDEIVDIVTATPPCQKLKVKEEEQEPDVEPKFFLGPSMSTQFVSETAQQIGVTFQPVEVEKNVFAPLIEAMILKATEQFASDILREALAGAYAKSPQNRAPREITALNIHQAVRSIPTSDFLTNTHMGYLAKDN; this is encoded by the exons ATGTCAGGAGTTAAACGGAAAATAGAGGGCAACGATCCCGACTACGAAGACATTTCCCTGGTACAAAACAGTAAGAGGAATAAAGCGGATGAACATAGTG CACGAGAAGCAGCAGTACAGAAGATTGAAACCATCATCAGAGAGCAGTTTTCTTTGGAGATGAAGAGCAAAGAGCATGAGATAGATGTCATAAGTCAG AGACTAAATGAAGCCAGGAGGATGATGGACAAGCTCAGGGCATGCATAGTGGCCAATTACTATGCCAATGCTGGGGCGACGAAGCACCCTGAG CATGGCTCCAAGAGTGATCCTGCTGTGCTGAACCATCCGGCCATCCGCCGGTTTCTGGAGTCTCCATCCCGTTCCTCTTCCCCTCTCAACCAGGGCTCTGAGACGCCTTCCCTTGCACACTCGGAGTCTGAATCCCTCTCACAGCAAGGAGAGGGAGCTGGGAAGGAGGTAGAGGGAGCATGGCAGGAGGACAGCAGTCGGCAGGAGCGCAGACCTGGACGAAATACTGGCCAA GATACTTTTGGGGTGCCATCATCCATCAGAGCAGATCAGAGGGTCACCTATCACACTACCGGAGACGAAGCTTCCAGACTGTATGCAAAGAAGACTATTGTAGTAGGGAATGTATCCAA GTACATCCCCCCTGATAAACGGGAAGAAAATGACCAGTCTACCCATAAGTGGATGGTCTACGTTAGAGGCTCAAGGAGGGAACCCAGCATAGACCACTTTGTAAAGAAAGTCTGGTTCTTCTTGCATCCTAGCTACAAACCCAATGACCTTGTGGAAGTCAG TGAGCCCCCCTTTCATTTAACACGTCGTGGTTGGGGTGAGTTTCCTGTGAGGATCCAAATTCACTTCAAAGACCCTCGCAACAAACGTATTGACATCATCCACCAGCTAAAG ctGGACAGAACTTATACTGGGCTGCAAACACTTGGGGCAGAGACT GTGGTTGATGTTGAGCTCCATAGGAACTCTCTTGGGGAGGACTATCTTCCTCAGCCCTCTTCATCCAAGGTGATACACAGAGCAGCCAGCCCGATGTCTGCTGCATCCCAGACCAGAAATTATGGACACTCTAGTTCACCCATGTTACATGATCCTAGTGCAGACAAAG GTCTCATCAAAGCAGAGATGGGGAGGTTTGCAGGGGGTCATAGTTCAGGTGTTGCCACTGGTGAACGCACTCCGACTAGACCCAAAGCTGGTGACAGGATCACTTTGGGCTCCCACAGCAACTCTGCTTTCCAGCCTATCACGGCAAGCTGTAAAATTGTCCCTCAAGGTCAGCCACCCAGTCCTGCTGAGTCTCCAGGGAAATCTTTCCAACCAATCACCATGAGCTGCAAAATAGTTTCAG GGTCTCCAATCTCCACCCCGAGTCACTCCCCGTTGCCTCGCACACCCACAACCTCCACCCCTGTCCACAGCAAGCAGAGCTCCTCATCAGTGCTAAATAACCCTTATATCATTGTTGACAAGCCAGGCCAGGTGATCGGCATGGCTTCCTCATCTTCCGCCTCCACAG GAAGCACCTCAGCCAAACAGTCTGCTGCTCAAGGCACCCGTTCTCCAGCCCCTAAACTTCATACTGGTACACTCCTCTCCTCAGGGGTGAAG GTTATTATCAAGCAAGAGCCGGGGGAAGTTtcgacacagcagcagcagatggttTCCACAGTAACTAGCCAGCAGCAACCTGCTGCTACAGCGGCACACCAGTTTGTCGCAGTGAAGGGAGGTCACATGATTTCTGTGTCAGCCCAGAAACAGGCAGGAGGGGCCACAGGGGCCACAACTAGTAAG ATGCTAGGTATTCCCGTTAGCTCGACCCTTCAGTCCGCCGTCAAACAGGTGGCTATCAGCAGTGGACAAATCCTGGTTGCCAAGGGCAACCCGTCTGTCTCCAAAGTGGTGGGTGGGAAGCAAGTCTTGGCTCAGGGTGTTGCTAAAGCCATTGTTAGTGGAGCAAGTGGCATTTCCAATCAGCAGGGTGCTGCGAAGGCAGCCAGTGGTTCTGGTGGCAAGagtggag TCATGGCTACTCTTCAGCTACCAGCCAACAACCTGGCCAATCTAGCCAATTTACCCCCAGGTACCAAGCTGTACTTGACCACCAACAGTAAGAACCCATCAGGCAAGGGAAAGCTGCTTCTCATCCCACAGGGAGCTATCCTCCGAGCCTCCAGTGCAA GTCAGCAGTCCCAGAGCAGCTCGTCAGCAGGCGCTGGGAGCTCTCAgacctcttcttcctcttcctgtccaAGCAGTCTGCCTTCCAACCTCTCCTACACGTCCTATATCCTAAAACAGACCCCACAG GGCACATTTCTAGTTGGCCAGCCCGCACAGGGTTCCGGGAAGCAAGCGGCTTCCGGTTCGGCAAGCCATgcagcatcatctccatcaaCTGTAACCCAGCAGGCCATCCGAGTGACAGCTGGACAAAAGGCAGCCATTCTGGCTCAG GTTGTAGGCGGCTCCCAGGCCGCACAAGTGAAGTTGTCGGATGGCTCCGTTAAGACAGTAACAGCAGCAGGCCACTTGTCCAAGCCGGGAACAACCACATTGAGGATGACGGGCGGAGTCATCACTGCTGCTAGCTCCACCCCCAGCTCTGtcagtgctgcagcagcaagcaGCCAACAACAG GCTGCTGAAGCTGGGAAGTCTACGTCTCAGCACCACTCACTCCTGGTGGCAGCCAACCAAGCAGCAGTAATAAGTGCAGCTAAGAGCGccagtgctgctgctggcagcCTGTCGAAGACAGCTGTGGCCACTTTGGTCAAGGGTGCTGCTGGCAGTGCTGCTACATTGACAAAAAGCGCTGCGGGATCAACTGGAGCTGTGGTAACTGTTGCTAAAGGTATCACCAATATGCCTGTTATCAGCGTGTCGAAGGGTGCTGGAGTAGGAACTGTGGTGGGTGTGCCTAAAAGCAGTGGCACATCATTGGTCAGTACAGCCTCGTTGGTCAGCGGGATGGCGACCGGTGGTGGGAAGTCTGGTGCAACTCTCTCAG GTATGCTGAAGATACATTCTGGCGGTTCCAGCTCACAGCAGACAGTCTTAACAATCCCTGCCAATCAGCTCAAACAGCTTGGGGTTGGCACTGGCACTGGAGGGCTGCAGACCATACTTATGCCAGTTGGGAAAG TTGTGTCTAAAGGCCCTGTCTCTACtactccttcctcctcttcttcttccaccaCCCCTGGAACAGCTGCAGCCTCCCCAAGCCCTGCCATCCAGGCATCCCCCTCCCTTGTCCTGCCTCTGGCACAAG TAAAGACAGAGCCAGGTGTGAACACAGCTGTCACAGCTGGTACATCACCCCCAGCGACTGCTCCGGTTGCGACTTCTGTCCATATTGCTTCTGCAACTACCACCGTCAAACAGGAACATGTGGCAGATAACCCCACACACGACCTCATCAA CACTGAGCACATAGAGACCATGATGCAGCTGCTCACAGCTGTGGTGAAGAAGTTCCCCCTTATTGTGCCAGATAAGA cCGAAGACTCCCATCCATTTTGTGCCTCTTCAACAGAACAATATTATTCCTGGAATATTGGCAAGCGCAGAGCATCAGAG CTTCAAAGAGCTGTGGCAGTGAAGCGAGTTGTTCAGGACGTGTTGGACCGCTCACCCCGCCTGCAGGCCCTCACTCCTCCAAAAACCAGAGAGGTGGTGCAGTGGTGCCGGCAGAGGGGCTACACACCACCTGACCCTGAGCCCCAGCGCAAGAATGATGATGAGTCGATCGAAGACATCCTCACGCAGATAGATAATGAGCCTG AGTGCCCATCAACCCTAAGTagctgtgatgaactggtgttGCGGCTAGAGCAGATGCAAGCTCTACTGAAGACTGAACCAGAGGAGGCAGATGATGAAATAGTTGACATTGTCACCGCGACTCCACCCTGTCAGAAACTGAAGGTGAAAGAGGAGGAACAAGAACCTGACGTGGAGCCCAAGTTCTTTCTGGGCCCCTCCATGTCCACCCAGTTTGTCAGTGAAACAGCTCAGCAG ATTGGAGTAACTTTTCAGCCGGTTGAGGTGGAGAAGAATGTGTTCGCTCCATTAATTGAAGCCATGATTCTGAAG GCTACAGAACAGTTTGCCAGTGACATCCTGAGAGAAGCTCTGGCTGGGGCCTATGCCAAATCCCCTCAGAACAG AGCTCCCAGAGAAATCACAGCCCTGAACATCCACCAGGCGGTCCGTAGCATCCCCACAAGCGACTttctcaccaacacacacatgggtTACCTGGCTAAGGACAACTGA
- the yeats2 gene encoding YEATS domain-containing protein 2 isoform X2 gives MSGVKRKIEGNDPDYEDISLVQNSKRNKADEHSAREAAVQKIETIIREQFSLEMKSKEHEIDVISQRLNEARRMMDKLRACIVANYYANAGATKHPEHGSKSDPAVLNHPAIRRFLESPSRSSSPLNQGSETPSLAHSESESLSQQGEGAGKEVEGAWQEDSSRQERRPGRNTGQDTFGVPSSIRADQRVTYHTTGDEASRLYAKKTIVVGNVSKYIPPDKREENDQSTHKWMVYVRGSRREPSIDHFVKKVWFFLHPSYKPNDLVEVSEPPFHLTRRGWGEFPVRIQIHFKDPRNKRIDIIHQLKLDRTYTGLQTLGAETVVDVELHRNSLGEDYLPQPSSSKVIHRAASPMSAASQTRNYGHSSSPMLHDPSADKGLIKAEMGRFAGGHSSGVATGERTPTRPKAGDRITLGSHSNSAFQPITASCKIVPQGQPPSPAESPGKSFQPITMSCKIVSGSPISTPSHSPLPRTPTTSTPVHSKQSSSSVLNNPYIIVDKPGQVIGMASSSSASTGSTSAKQSAAQGTRSPAPKLHTGTLLSSGVKVIIKQEPGEVSTQQQQMVSTVTSQQQPAATAAHQFVAVKGGHMISVSAQKQAGGATGATTSKMLGIPVSSTLQSAVKQVAISSGQILVAKGNPSVSKVVGGKQVLAQGVAKAIVSGASGISNQQGAAKAASGSGGKSGVMATLQLPANNLANLANLPPGTKLYLTTNSKNPSGKGKLLLIPQGAILRASSASQQSQSSSSAGAGSSQTSSSSSCPSSLPSNLSYTSYILKQTPQGTFLVGQPAQGSGKQAASGSASHAASSPSTVTQQAIRVTAGQKAAILAQVVGGSQAAQVKLSDGSVKTVTAAGHLSKPGTTTLRMTGGVITAASSTPSSVSAAAASSQQQAAEAGKSTSQHHSLLVAANQAAVISAAKSASAAAGSLSKTAVATLVKGAAGSAATLTKSAAGSTGAVVTVAKGITNMPVISVSKGAGVGTVVGVPKSSGTSLVSTASLVSGMATGGGKSGATLSGMLKIHSGGSSSQQTVLTIPANQLKQLGVGTGTGGLQTILMPVGKVKTEPGVNTAVTAGTSPPATAPVATSVHIASATTTVKQEHVADNPTHDLINTEHIETMMQLLTAVVKKFPLIVPDKTEDSHPFCASSTEQYYSWNIGKRRASELQRAVAVKRVVQDVLDRSPRLQALTPPKTREVVQWCRQRGYTPPDPEPQRKNDDESIEDILTQIDNEPECPSTLSSCDELVLRLEQMQALLKTEPEEADDEIVDIVTATPPCQKLKVKEEEQEPDVEPKFFLGPSMSTQFVSETAQQIGVTFQPVEVEKNVFAPLIEAMILKATEQFASDILREALAGAYAKSPQNRAPREITALNIHQAVRSIPTSDFLTNTHMGYLAKDN, from the exons ATGTCAGGAGTTAAACGGAAAATAGAGGGCAACGATCCCGACTACGAAGACATTTCCCTGGTACAAAACAGTAAGAGGAATAAAGCGGATGAACATAGTG CACGAGAAGCAGCAGTACAGAAGATTGAAACCATCATCAGAGAGCAGTTTTCTTTGGAGATGAAGAGCAAAGAGCATGAGATAGATGTCATAAGTCAG AGACTAAATGAAGCCAGGAGGATGATGGACAAGCTCAGGGCATGCATAGTGGCCAATTACTATGCCAATGCTGGGGCGACGAAGCACCCTGAG CATGGCTCCAAGAGTGATCCTGCTGTGCTGAACCATCCGGCCATCCGCCGGTTTCTGGAGTCTCCATCCCGTTCCTCTTCCCCTCTCAACCAGGGCTCTGAGACGCCTTCCCTTGCACACTCGGAGTCTGAATCCCTCTCACAGCAAGGAGAGGGAGCTGGGAAGGAGGTAGAGGGAGCATGGCAGGAGGACAGCAGTCGGCAGGAGCGCAGACCTGGACGAAATACTGGCCAA GATACTTTTGGGGTGCCATCATCCATCAGAGCAGATCAGAGGGTCACCTATCACACTACCGGAGACGAAGCTTCCAGACTGTATGCAAAGAAGACTATTGTAGTAGGGAATGTATCCAA GTACATCCCCCCTGATAAACGGGAAGAAAATGACCAGTCTACCCATAAGTGGATGGTCTACGTTAGAGGCTCAAGGAGGGAACCCAGCATAGACCACTTTGTAAAGAAAGTCTGGTTCTTCTTGCATCCTAGCTACAAACCCAATGACCTTGTGGAAGTCAG TGAGCCCCCCTTTCATTTAACACGTCGTGGTTGGGGTGAGTTTCCTGTGAGGATCCAAATTCACTTCAAAGACCCTCGCAACAAACGTATTGACATCATCCACCAGCTAAAG ctGGACAGAACTTATACTGGGCTGCAAACACTTGGGGCAGAGACT GTGGTTGATGTTGAGCTCCATAGGAACTCTCTTGGGGAGGACTATCTTCCTCAGCCCTCTTCATCCAAGGTGATACACAGAGCAGCCAGCCCGATGTCTGCTGCATCCCAGACCAGAAATTATGGACACTCTAGTTCACCCATGTTACATGATCCTAGTGCAGACAAAG GTCTCATCAAAGCAGAGATGGGGAGGTTTGCAGGGGGTCATAGTTCAGGTGTTGCCACTGGTGAACGCACTCCGACTAGACCCAAAGCTGGTGACAGGATCACTTTGGGCTCCCACAGCAACTCTGCTTTCCAGCCTATCACGGCAAGCTGTAAAATTGTCCCTCAAGGTCAGCCACCCAGTCCTGCTGAGTCTCCAGGGAAATCTTTCCAACCAATCACCATGAGCTGCAAAATAGTTTCAG GGTCTCCAATCTCCACCCCGAGTCACTCCCCGTTGCCTCGCACACCCACAACCTCCACCCCTGTCCACAGCAAGCAGAGCTCCTCATCAGTGCTAAATAACCCTTATATCATTGTTGACAAGCCAGGCCAGGTGATCGGCATGGCTTCCTCATCTTCCGCCTCCACAG GAAGCACCTCAGCCAAACAGTCTGCTGCTCAAGGCACCCGTTCTCCAGCCCCTAAACTTCATACTGGTACACTCCTCTCCTCAGGGGTGAAG GTTATTATCAAGCAAGAGCCGGGGGAAGTTtcgacacagcagcagcagatggttTCCACAGTAACTAGCCAGCAGCAACCTGCTGCTACAGCGGCACACCAGTTTGTCGCAGTGAAGGGAGGTCACATGATTTCTGTGTCAGCCCAGAAACAGGCAGGAGGGGCCACAGGGGCCACAACTAGTAAG ATGCTAGGTATTCCCGTTAGCTCGACCCTTCAGTCCGCCGTCAAACAGGTGGCTATCAGCAGTGGACAAATCCTGGTTGCCAAGGGCAACCCGTCTGTCTCCAAAGTGGTGGGTGGGAAGCAAGTCTTGGCTCAGGGTGTTGCTAAAGCCATTGTTAGTGGAGCAAGTGGCATTTCCAATCAGCAGGGTGCTGCGAAGGCAGCCAGTGGTTCTGGTGGCAAGagtggag TCATGGCTACTCTTCAGCTACCAGCCAACAACCTGGCCAATCTAGCCAATTTACCCCCAGGTACCAAGCTGTACTTGACCACCAACAGTAAGAACCCATCAGGCAAGGGAAAGCTGCTTCTCATCCCACAGGGAGCTATCCTCCGAGCCTCCAGTGCAA GTCAGCAGTCCCAGAGCAGCTCGTCAGCAGGCGCTGGGAGCTCTCAgacctcttcttcctcttcctgtccaAGCAGTCTGCCTTCCAACCTCTCCTACACGTCCTATATCCTAAAACAGACCCCACAG GGCACATTTCTAGTTGGCCAGCCCGCACAGGGTTCCGGGAAGCAAGCGGCTTCCGGTTCGGCAAGCCATgcagcatcatctccatcaaCTGTAACCCAGCAGGCCATCCGAGTGACAGCTGGACAAAAGGCAGCCATTCTGGCTCAG GTTGTAGGCGGCTCCCAGGCCGCACAAGTGAAGTTGTCGGATGGCTCCGTTAAGACAGTAACAGCAGCAGGCCACTTGTCCAAGCCGGGAACAACCACATTGAGGATGACGGGCGGAGTCATCACTGCTGCTAGCTCCACCCCCAGCTCTGtcagtgctgcagcagcaagcaGCCAACAACAG GCTGCTGAAGCTGGGAAGTCTACGTCTCAGCACCACTCACTCCTGGTGGCAGCCAACCAAGCAGCAGTAATAAGTGCAGCTAAGAGCGccagtgctgctgctggcagcCTGTCGAAGACAGCTGTGGCCACTTTGGTCAAGGGTGCTGCTGGCAGTGCTGCTACATTGACAAAAAGCGCTGCGGGATCAACTGGAGCTGTGGTAACTGTTGCTAAAGGTATCACCAATATGCCTGTTATCAGCGTGTCGAAGGGTGCTGGAGTAGGAACTGTGGTGGGTGTGCCTAAAAGCAGTGGCACATCATTGGTCAGTACAGCCTCGTTGGTCAGCGGGATGGCGACCGGTGGTGGGAAGTCTGGTGCAACTCTCTCAG GTATGCTGAAGATACATTCTGGCGGTTCCAGCTCACAGCAGACAGTCTTAACAATCCCTGCCAATCAGCTCAAACAGCTTGGGGTTGGCACTGGCACTGGAGGGCTGCAGACCATACTTATGCCAGTTGGGAAAG TAAAGACAGAGCCAGGTGTGAACACAGCTGTCACAGCTGGTACATCACCCCCAGCGACTGCTCCGGTTGCGACTTCTGTCCATATTGCTTCTGCAACTACCACCGTCAAACAGGAACATGTGGCAGATAACCCCACACACGACCTCATCAA CACTGAGCACATAGAGACCATGATGCAGCTGCTCACAGCTGTGGTGAAGAAGTTCCCCCTTATTGTGCCAGATAAGA cCGAAGACTCCCATCCATTTTGTGCCTCTTCAACAGAACAATATTATTCCTGGAATATTGGCAAGCGCAGAGCATCAGAG CTTCAAAGAGCTGTGGCAGTGAAGCGAGTTGTTCAGGACGTGTTGGACCGCTCACCCCGCCTGCAGGCCCTCACTCCTCCAAAAACCAGAGAGGTGGTGCAGTGGTGCCGGCAGAGGGGCTACACACCACCTGACCCTGAGCCCCAGCGCAAGAATGATGATGAGTCGATCGAAGACATCCTCACGCAGATAGATAATGAGCCTG AGTGCCCATCAACCCTAAGTagctgtgatgaactggtgttGCGGCTAGAGCAGATGCAAGCTCTACTGAAGACTGAACCAGAGGAGGCAGATGATGAAATAGTTGACATTGTCACCGCGACTCCACCCTGTCAGAAACTGAAGGTGAAAGAGGAGGAACAAGAACCTGACGTGGAGCCCAAGTTCTTTCTGGGCCCCTCCATGTCCACCCAGTTTGTCAGTGAAACAGCTCAGCAG ATTGGAGTAACTTTTCAGCCGGTTGAGGTGGAGAAGAATGTGTTCGCTCCATTAATTGAAGCCATGATTCTGAAG GCTACAGAACAGTTTGCCAGTGACATCCTGAGAGAAGCTCTGGCTGGGGCCTATGCCAAATCCCCTCAGAACAG AGCTCCCAGAGAAATCACAGCCCTGAACATCCACCAGGCGGTCCGTAGCATCCCCACAAGCGACTttctcaccaacacacacatgggtTACCTGGCTAAGGACAACTGA